A segment of the Panicum hallii strain FIL2 chromosome 1, PHallii_v3.1, whole genome shotgun sequence genome:
AGCTTAGTTTCTGGGTTATTGGCACATTAACCTTAGCCAAACAACCCTATGTACATAAGTACGAAAGTTATagccttttcttctcccattcctcgaatggtgttatctctttattctttgtaggaACACGATTTAGGACATGACATCAGTCAATATAGCCTCACCCCATCATTCCTTGGAAAGTCATGCTGTATCGTGTGGTTCTTTCTTTTGGCAACCCCATTTGActgaggtgaatagggaggcgttcTCTCATAAATAATATCGTGTTCCTCGTAGAATGAAGTGAAAATATTTGAGAAATAGTCACCACCACAATCCGACCCAACTTGTTTGATGTTTTCTCaagttgattttctacttcaacTTTATGGATTTTAAATTAATGCAAATCTTCATATtttatcttcaacaaataggCGTAACAAAATCTAGTGCAATCATCGatcaaagtcatgaaatatCTTTACCACCTTTTATCAACAAGCCATTCATCTCGCACAAATTAGAATGAGTTAATTCTAAATTTGCCAAATTTCTCGCCTTCACAGCCTCGTGAGACTTGCAAGTTTGTTTTGTCTCAACATGTAAATGAGACTTAGAATTGTTGACAAAGGTAAATTTTGGAATTAAACTCAAATTTGCTAATCGCATCATACAACCAAAAGTAACATGACAAGGCCTCGAATGCCAAACATTTGATCCATCAACGTTAACAACATTGTTCACAACTTTATTACAATCATCCGATAAAGAGAaacggaacaagcctccgctatcataaccttttccaacaaaagttccaaactttgatAAAATACATTTATTGGACTCAAAGACTAACTTATAACAATCTCTACACAGTAGAGAGCCGTTGACTAGATTCTTCTTAATGGTGGAGACATGCTGCATGTTCTTCAACTGCGCGCTCTTCCTCAAAGTAAGCCTCAAATTTACCGTGCCAACACCAAGAATACGCGCATGTGATCTGTTCCCCATCAACAAGGAGGAAGTCCCTCCGACCTGGTAAGAAGAAAATAAGGAAACATCAGcacacacatgaatattagcCCTAGTGTCAACCCACCACTCAGGTGAACAAAATACTGAAAGAACTTACCGTACCCCGATGTTCCTCCAACCTCGCTAACAACCATGTTGGCAGATTTCTTGCCTTTGCGATTCAGACACTGTGAAGCAAAGTGGTCCGGACTCTCGTACACAAAGCaaactcccttcttcttcttcttcttgaacgTGGTTGCCTGCTTAGTCTTTGTTTGGTTCTGCGGtggcttcttcttgttcttttggGAATTGTTATTTTGAACAAAATTATTGTTCTTTTGAACAAAGTTGGCACTAGAAGCTCCAACAACTCCTTTTCCACGTGTATCTTTTGCTCTCGCCTTCTCATCAACATCAAGAGTCCCAACGAGTCCATCAACGGTAAACTCCTGTCTCTTATGCTTTAGTGAAGTAGCAAAAtccctccaagaaggtggcAACTTAGAGATAATACCTTTGGCCACAAACTTGTCGGATAACACACAAGGAGCCTATTTGCTACAATTCTTAAGATCTTTTGCCAGCGTATGTATTTCATGGGCTTGTTCTACTACAGAACGGTCTTTAACCATCCTATAGTCAAGGAACTGCTCCATTGCATACAACTCACTGCCGGTATCAGAAACTCCATATTGAGCCTGAAGAGCATGCCAAATCTTCTTGCCATTCGTGAGCCGGATATATGTATCCACAAGGTTTTCAGCAAGAACACTGATAATGCAGCCTCGGAAAAGGTTATTGGAACCATCGAATGCACTCCATTCCTCTGGAGTGAACTATTCGGGCTTCCCCTTTGTTACATGCATAAGGTTCATTGCTATCAACCATAATATAAGCCGCCCACGCCAACGTTTGAAGTTGGAACCATCAAATACATTTTGTCTAATTGATTGAGCAAAATTGGCGATCGAAAGCCTATCAACATAATCAGGTTTTTGATTGTTAGAAACTTAGGCAATTTTGAGCACATTTTAATTCCAAAACTATAAAAATAATTCAGCAATATTTCCATGACTATGGTGAGTGAAACATAGCATGTGCACGTGTTCATGTTAAAACCACTAAATAATACGAACAAGAAAATAAACCAGAGTTGGTTTAGAATGTACCCAAGCAGGACCAGTGCCGGAGACACCAGGTGCGCCGTTCAGGAGCGAGCGACATGTGAAGACGCTCCGCGCAGTGCCAGCGAGGTGTATGGAATGAGAGGAGGGACTGGTTTATATAGTCAATTGCTGGTGCCATGAATCAGTAATAACTGCCAAGGTTAATTCGCTGCCATTATTCTTCCGCATCTCAGCACGTCGCAGCACAACGCGCCCAGCGCAATGAGCAAGTGCGCGCGTGTGGCTCGCCAATTTGTACTCATGGTCCACCATTTAAGTCGATTAAAATCCTCCTCAAATACCTATACGGGATTAAACACAAAAACTCCCTAGCATTTATTAGTGGGCTTTTAATTCCTTTCATTGTCAATAAAGTAAACGGGCCAAGCCCATAAATTCCAACAGGGAAGACATCAAAACTTGTTTTCTTGTGCAACCAAGGGGTATAAGGTCGTCATTTCACGCTAACTTAACGGCACGAGACGACCAAGTTAACGACAATGCCATACATGGGTTTATGAACTTTCTCGTTTGTGAAGTAGTGGCGTAGAGGTCACATTGAGATTTTCGGTGGCAGGTGAGGGTTTGTGAACTTTCTCGCTTGTTTACCTTACATCTGAATTGGCAGCCCCTTTTTGATGTTATACTAGCTTACGCATTTGCCCTAGTAGTTAGCGATAGCTCTGCTAACTATATCCTAGTATTGTATCGGCTGAGTTGATCCTTTGGTTTAGACATTACTCCGGGAATTCCTATTCTTTTCTAGTTTAAAAGAGTAGCAATATATCTTTTCGTTTCTCTTATTTCCTTCAACAAAGCTTTTCATTCCGTTAGGACTAGACTTTGCCCAATAATTACACCATTTAGAGCATCTTCAAGAGTACCCAATATATTTAGTTCTAATAATACCGGATTGGGATCTTTCTAAAAAATTTTAGGCATAGAAGATACCACCCTCTCCAATAGTAGCCCTATATTTGGTTCCAAAATTTTGAAATATGCCACCTCGCTCATCGCAGGTGTGTCATCCTGAACTCAAATTCGTCAGGTACAGGCCGCTGCCATTGCCACTGTGAGCAGTGGATAATTTAATATGGTTCCCATTCAACGGTAATATAGCACCCATCCAACACGCACGCAATGTGTCATGCTAATTCTTGTTCATATATAAGCATTCTTGGCCAGGAGCTCTCTCTCTTCCCTGCTCTCCCTTTGTCGTGCCTTGCCTCCCTCTCTAGTATCCACGAGCTCATGTCCCTGCTGCTCCCTCTCGACGAGCTATTTATCCCTTGCTCTCCTTCTCTTGATGCGACGCAAGCTACTTCTCCATTCGAGGAAGCTAGCTAGCGGGCGCGGCCTGGAGGCGTGCATCCCGAGCGTGGCTTAGCTTGCGCCATCACGGGCATAGGACATCACGTGCAGGCGCAGGGCTCGTTGCTGGCAATGGGACCCTTGTTGTCGATGGCGTGCGCTGCGGTGTGCGACTGCCAGTTTCAGGACACAGAAGAGCAGCGCGGCCGAGACACAGAGATGAAGGTGTTGGACCAGCAGAGCGTAGGGAAGAATTCGGAGCTCGTTGTAGCGGTGGAAATATAGCTTGAGATGCGGTAGTTTTTGGGCGTACAGGAATATTGGAAGCTGGGATAGGCATATATTGGAGTTCggatttttataatttttcccTAAACGAATTTTTGGCACTGTATTGGGTATTGTTGGATATACTCTTATATATCATTTATGTGATATAGGATTATAATCATAAGTATATCTCCTTCTTTATCGATGAAATAGGCACAATCCGTGCCCGTTCGTTCAAAAAAATAATTATATGTATTCATAACTGTCAATAAAATGATATTAAATGTATCAAAAACTTATTTATTAATAAAGTAACTGGGGTCAAATATTTATGCTAGCAAAATGAAAGAAGGCTTGCAATTTCAAACGGTGAAAATAGTCTAAAACAAATGGACTGATGGCTAATTTAATAATCTAACGTGCATCAGTAGCCGCCAGTGTAGTAGCACCATCTTGCCGAATGCTAATGTTACTTCGAATGAGATCTGGTGGAGTTTTTTTACAACCGCGCAATGCACcaatagttttttttttccaatCTCCCAATCCAATGCACCGATAGGCCGGCAAAAAAAAATGCGAAGTGAACCTAGATAAGGATAAGCACTACgctgtctcagagtgtgatggATCAATGGCGAGGCCGCACGCCGTGGTGGTGCCGTACCCGGGCGCCGGCAACATCAACCCGGCGCTGCAGCTCGCCAAGCTGCTCCACGGCCACGGCGTGTACATCACCTTCGTCAACACCGAGCACAACCACCGCCTGGTGCAGGAGACCGAGGGCGCGGGCGCCGTGCGCGGCCGCGACGGGTTCCGGTTCGAGGCCATCCCGGACGGCCTCTCCGACGCCGACCGCAGCAAGCAGGACTACGGGCAGAGCCTGCTGGTGTCCACGACCACGCGCTGCGCGGCGCCGCTGCGGGACCTCATCGCGCGGCTCAACGGCACGCCCGGGGTGCCGCCGGTGACGTGCGTGCTGCCCACGGGGCTGATGACCTTCGCGCTGTCCGTGGCGCGGGAGCTGGGCATCCCGACCATGGTGTTCTGGTGCGCCGGTGCGGCCTCGCTGATGGCGTACATGAGGACGCGGGAGCTCAGGGAGAGAGGCTATGTGCCACTCAAAGGTAACCACTTCCCCCAAATCATGCTTCTGTTGATCAGTGTCCACCACACACAGCAATTGACTCCGGCATACTGCAGATGAGAGCTTCCTGACGAACGGCTACCTGGACAAGACGATCATCGACTGGATCCCCGGCGTGCCGCCGATCAGTCTCGGCGACATCTCGAGCTTCGTCCGCACCACCGACCCCGATGACTTTGGCCTCAGATTCAGCGAGTCCGAGCCCAGCAACTGCACCAAGGCCGGCGCCCTCATCCTCAACACCTTCGAGGAGCTCGACGCCGACGTCCTCGCAGCGCTCCGCTCTGAGTACGCCCGTGTCTACACCGTCGGACCCCTGGGCTCCCTCCTCCagcacagcgccgccgccgctgacgACAGCAACGACTTGACCGGCTCAACCGGTCTAAGCCTGTGGAAGCAGGACGCCGAGTGCCTGGCGTGGCTGGACACGCAGGAGCCGCGCTCCGTCGTGTACGTCAACTTCGGCAGCCACACGCTGATGACGCCGGAGCAGCTGGCCGAGTTCGCGTGGGGCCTCGCCGCGAGCGGCCGCGCGTTCCTCTGGTCCATCAGGGACGGCGTCGTCCGCGGCAGCGGCCTGCCCCCGGCGTTCGTGGCCGAGACGGCGGGGCGCTGCCGCGTGACGGCGTGGTGCCCGCAGGAGCAGGTGGTGCACCACCCGGCCGTGGGCTGCTTCCTGACTCACAACGGGTGGAACTCGACGTGCGAGAGCCTGGCTGCCGGCGTGCCGATGGTGTGCTGGCCGGGGTTCGCGGACCAGTACACCAACTGCAAGTACGCCTGCGAGGTGTGGGGCGTCGGCGTCCGGCTGGACGCTGAGGTCAGGAGGGAGCAGGTCGCCGCGCACGTCATGGAGGCCATGGGGAGCGAGGAGATAAAGGCCTGCGCGGCGAGGTGGAAGGCGGAGGCGTCGGCGGCCATCTGCCCCGGCGGGTCGTCGTATGAGAACCTGCTGAGCTTGGTCAGAGCATTGGGCGGCTCACCCAATCCCAAAGCCTGAAGAGT
Coding sequences within it:
- the LOC112894859 gene encoding 7-deoxyloganetin glucosyltransferase-like, producing MARPHAVVVPYPGAGNINPALQLAKLLHGHGVYITFVNTEHNHRLVQETEGAGAVRGRDGFRFEAIPDGLSDADRSKQDYGQSLLVSTTTRCAAPLRDLIARLNGTPGVPPVTCVLPTGLMTFALSVARELGIPTMVFWCAGAASLMAYMRTRELRERGYVPLKDESFLTNGYLDKTIIDWIPGVPPISLGDISSFVRTTDPDDFGLRFSESEPSNCTKAGALILNTFEELDADVLAALRSEYARVYTVGPLGSLLQHSAAAADDSNDLTGSTGLSLWKQDAECLAWLDTQEPRSVVYVNFGSHTLMTPEQLAEFAWGLAASGRAFLWSIRDGVVRGSGLPPAFVAETAGRCRVTAWCPQEQVVHHPAVGCFLTHNGWNSTCESLAAGVPMVCWPGFADQYTNCKYACEVWGVGVRLDAEVRREQVAAHVMEAMGSEEIKACAARWKAEASAAICPGGSSYENLLSLVRALGGSPNPKA